A region from the Aegilops tauschii subsp. strangulata cultivar AL8/78 chromosome 5, Aet v6.0, whole genome shotgun sequence genome encodes:
- the LOC109750814 gene encoding tubulin alpha-1 chain produces the protein MRECISIHIGQAGIQVGNACWELYCLEHGIQPDGQTNGDKTIGGGDDAFNTFFSETGAGKYVPRAVFVDLEPTVIDEVRTSAYRQLFHPEQLISGKEDAANNFARGHYTIGKEIVDLCLDRIRKLADNCTGLQGFLVFNAVGGGTGSGLGSLLLERLSVDYGKKSKLGFTVYPSPQVSTSVVEPYNSVLSTHSLLEHTDVSILLDNEAIYDICRRSLDIERPTYTNLNRLVSQVISSLTTSLRFDGALNVDVTEFQTNLVPYPRIHFMLSSYAPVISAEKAYHEQLSVSEITNSAFEPSSMMAKCDPRHGKYMACCLMYRGDVVPKDVNAAVATIKTKRTIQFVDWCPTGFKCGINYQPPTVVPGGDLAKVQRAVCMISNSTSVVEVFSRIDHKFDLMYAKRAFVHWYVGEGMEEGEFSEAREDLAALEKDYEEVGAEGGDDDDGEEDDDY, from the exons ATGAGGGAGTGCATCTCGATCCACATCGGGCAGGCCGGCATCCAGGTCGGCAACGCGTGCTGGGAACTTTACTGCCTCGAGCACGGCATCCAG CCTGACGGCCAGACGAACGGTGACAAGACCATCGGAGGTGGTGATGACGCCTTCAACACCTTCTTCAGCGAGACCGGAGCCGGCAAGTACGTGCCCCGTGCGGTCTTCGTTGATCTCGAGCCCACCGTGATTGACGAGGTCCGCACCAGCGCCTACCGCCAGCTCTTCCACCCCGAGCAGCTCATCAGCGGCAAGGAGGACGCAGCCAACAACTTCGCCCGTGGTCACTACACAA TCGGCAAGGAGATTGTGGATCTCTGCCTCGACCGCATCCGCAAGCTGGCCGACAACTGCACTGGACTGCAGGGCTTCCTGGTCTTCAACGCCGTCGGCGGTGGAACCGGGTCTGGGCTTGGGTCGCTCCTCCTCGAGCGCCTGTCCGTGGACTATGGAAAGAAGTCCAAGCTCGGGTTCACCGTGTACCCATCTCCTCAGGTGTCGACCTCTGTGGTCGAGCCCTACAACAGTGTGCTGTCCACCCACTCCCTGCTGGAGCACACCGATGTCTCCATCCTGCTCGACAACGAGGCCATCTACGACATCTGCAGGCGCTCCCTGGACATCGAGAGGCCCACCTACACCAACCTGAACCGCCTCGTCTCTCAG GTGATCTCATCGCTGACCACCTCCCTGAGGTTCGACGGTGCCCTGAACGTGGACGTGACCGAGTTCCAGACCAACCTGGTCCCGTACCCTCGGATCCACTTCATGCTCTCGTCCTACGCGCCGGTCATCTCGGCGGAGAAGGCGTACCACGAGCAGCTGTCGGTGTCGGAGATCACCAACAGCGCGTTCGAGCCGTCGTCCATGATGGCCAAGTGCGACCCGCGCCACGGCAAGTACATGGCGTGCTGCCTCATGTACCGGGGCGACGTGGTGCCCAAGGACGTGAACGCGGCGGTGGCCACCATCAAGACCAAGCGCACCATCCAGTTCGTGGACTGGTGCCCCACGGGGTTCAAGTGCGGCATCAACTACCAGCCGCCCACCGTGGTGCCCGGCGGCGACCTGGCCAAGGTGCAGAGGGCCGTCTGCATGATCTCCAACTCCACCAGCGTCGTCGAGGTCTTCTCCCGCATCGACCACAAGTTCGACCTCATGTACGCCAAGCGCGCCTTCGTGCACTGGTACGTGGGCGAGGGCATGGAGGAGGGCGAGTTCTCCGAGGCCCGTGAGGACTTGGCCGCCCTGGAGAAGGACTACGAGGAGGTCGGCGCAGAGGGCGGCGACGACGATGATGGCGAGGAGGACGACGACTACTGA